The genomic region GGGGAGGCGTACTCAAATGCGGACGTCTTCGCTGCCATACTGCATCCCAAAAGTACCTAACTCATTATAGGGGTGGCAGGGGCAGGGGGCGAGTAAAAACGGAAAAGCAAATTGCAAAAGAGAAGCGTGGGGAGATGACCCTAAACCAGTCCTCACCTCCCCCAATTCTCTCAATATTTTTCTGTGTTGGGGGTGGAGGGCGGGGACGCGACTAAGAAGTATTCTTTGAATATAGATCAGGTCCGGGGCGATCAGCCAGACCCTAGGGCGAGGAGGTGGCCCACCCCCCGGGATGTCCAGGGGATGCGGAGGAGGAAAGTGAGAGTGTTGAAGTACAGAAAGAAAGACTggattctcccccaccccatcccataaCTTCAGTCCGGAGCACTCGAGTGCTGTGGTCGCTGgcggggtgggtgggaagagggcTTACTTTTCATTCGTCCACCCTACAGGGGGAAGACGCGGGGCTCGAGCCTCTAGGGCTTATCCCCAAAAGGTGAGCACAACTTTTGCCCCTCTTCAAACTTCggcgtccccccccccccacgcccaCTCCCCACCAGCCCGGAATTCCCGGTGCTTCCCAGACTGTCCCACCTGAGTTCCACCACACCCCCAACTCCCGCTCCTCCTCCCTCACGGAGGACACTGGTCGGTTAATCTGCAGATCAAATCTGTACGCGATCGGgagttgggggcggggggcagtTTGAGGGAAGCGGAGCGATCCCGGGCATGAGTCTCATCTTTAGTTTCCAGAATCTCCTTCCTAGGACTGAGGATCCGGAGTAAGGGtaatttggggtgtgtgtgtgtgtgctggttTTGCAAATGAGTTAGTGTGTTTACATATGTAACAACTGTTTTTGTAATTGTGCGCCTATTGCCAGTGTATGCACCCATCTGTGCCTGTGCAAGTGTGCGCGAGTGCGTGCACCGCCGGCGCTGTCAGGCCGATGGttaaggagtgggggtgggggtggggaggggggtagggGCGAGGGCTCGGGCCCGCCCCGGGAGCCAACCCCTCTGTGCCTCGGTCTTTGCAATGGGACGTGTTCTCCTTTAAGAGTTAAGAAACTTGAAACCTTGTTTGCGCAACAATCGGCGGCGCAGCAGAGAGCCGCCAAAGTGTCTAGACTGGCATATGATGGGAGGCAGCCAATGACTCCGCGGCTCTCCTCCGGGGGCCCTGAGTGTGTGTTtgagaagaacaaaaaagagagagagagaaggggggagagacagagaaaagcgAAAAGGAAGAAACGCAGAGCGCTGTTTAACCAGACCTCGGAGGGACCACGGGGCGAAGCGGAGTCACTTTTTGGGGGGGTTGCTGCTCCTGCAGCGTCTGTGTGGAGCGCGGAGCGGGCAGCGACCTCTGCCTCGGTGGATTGCATTTTTAATTAAGGATTTCCAGCGGCTCTTTGGGATATTTACAATTTCCACTCATGTGTTGAAACCAGCGTTAAAGGGAAACTCCTCCAAGTGCATCCTAAGTCTGGGACCTGATACGGAGTTGGCCTTTTTCCGCATAAAAATTcagggtttggggttttgtttgtgtGCGTtgtcttttaacttttctttattttttttttcctgaagcggGGAGGTGAGTGATTCTCCCTCTCAATCTGCCTTTTGGATCTAGCAAATCTCTtgcttaaaaaaaagcattttgctttttaaagagtttaaatatttagtggtgtgtgtgtatgtgtgtgtgtgcattttttgCTATTGGACCCTCCACACAACTTTTAAAGAATTGGTGGTCGATGCAGGGTATTTTTCACTGGGCATTTCCTGCAGCCCCCTTTAACCGCGGGGGCCCGAGCTTAACAGCGGGAGCGACTTTATAAGCCGGGGTCAATGTAgcgccccccaccccactccctcgGCCACTTGCTGTTGCTTTCTCTCAAAGTTTTCCTCCCCACTCACCCCTTCCCCactaccccttccccacccatcccctGGTCACCCCACCCCGGGAGGGCTCCCTCATGTTGCAGCTCTGTTGCGATCTATCGGCGACAGGCTGTGCAGAGTTTGCACGGCGCAGCACGGCGGAGCTTCATGTGGGACTGCGACCCGTACAGTCACCGCCGCGCTGAGGGTACCGACTCCCAGTAACTGGagacctcctcctcccccccacccctggcgCCAAAGGATATCGTATGTTCAGGTCCAAACGCTCGGGGCTGGTGCGGCGACTTTGGAGAAGTCGTGTGGTCCCCGACCTGGAGgaaggaggcggcggcggcggcggaggagACGAGGATGGGAGCTCCGGGAGCCGCGCTGAGCCGGCCccgaggggaggagaaaggggtggCTGCAGTCGTTCCGAAATCCGCCCGGTAACCTCGCGGCGGCCCCGGGAGGCGGCCGGGCAGCGAGGCGCCCAGGGCGCAGGGAGGCGCCGGCGCGCGGGGGGCCCCCTGAGGCCCATGTCGGAGCCAGGGGCCGGCACTGGGGCCGGGGGCTCCACGTTGGAGGTGGCGGAGCAAGGAGGCCCTGGCTGGCTGCCGGAAAGCGACTGCGAGACCGTGACCTGCTGCCTCTTCTCCGAACGGGACGTGGTTGGCGCGCCCCGAGACACCGGTGACCCACTGGCCGGGGCGCCCCTGGAGCACGGGGCTGGCGGCGGGAGGAGCAGGGAAGCCCGTTCCCGGCTGCTGCTGTTAGAACAGGAACTCAAGACCGTCACCTATTCGCTGCTGAAGCGGCTGAAGGAACGCGCTCTGGACACGCTGCTGGAGGCGGTGGAGTCCCGCGGTGGGGTGCCTGGCGGCTGCGTCCTGGTGCCGCGCACAGACCTCAGGCTGGGCGGCCAGCCCGCCCCGCCCCAGCTACTCCTGGGCAGACTCTTCCGCTGGCCCGACTTGCAGCACGCCGTCGAGCTCAAGCCCCTCTGTGGTTGCCATAGCTTCAGCGCGGTCGACAGCCCCACAGTGTGTTGCAACCCTTACCACTTCAGCAGGCTCTGCGGGCCAGGTGAGaggaatgggggatggggggggggtggaggagagggcgAGGACGATCCCTTAAGGACTGAAGTTGGGGGCCGGTATGGAAAGGTGCTAGAGAAGGCACGACCTTAGGGGTTTGTTGGGAGAAGTACTGGGAAAACTCATGGGCAACCTGGGGAATCTTTCCATCCCCCTAAGCGACCAGGTGTGTATTTGGTTAACAGGAAGGTCCATGAAAAATGGATCTTTTTAATACAGTTGGGCTTTCATTGATGTTCGCTTGTAAGTGGGCTACTCTGTGTGGTTCGGTATACACTGTATGCATACTTGTGCCCAGCATACCTGAGCTGGAGGTGAGAAGCTTGACGTGAGCTATCTATCTGCAGACCATTCTTGATCTTTATGGCTGTGAGAGAGCAAGATGAGTCGAAATGCACTTTTAAGTCATTTTAGGCCAGGTAGTCAGCCTCACTTTCCAGGAGAATTTCTCCTGGGGAAGTATGGAGGTACTTTGGGAAAAGGGACTGTTTGTCATCTTAATCTCTCCTCTACCCTCATCTTGATGACAGCGATGAtgtatgtgaatgtgaatgtggaAATAGGCAGTGGAAAAACAGGCTAAGAGCGGGGAGAAGGCTATAATGAATGACCAAACAGGAGAATCAGCCCGAGTAATAATAGTTTACTTTTATGTAGTCCAACTATGCTTTCCTCACGCCTGCTTTATGAGGTGGGgaggattattcccattttgcagataaggacacAGGCTGAGGGAcctcatttgcccaaggtcatataccgTTAAAATAAGCTTTGGAGCTAGGTCTCTTAAAGCTGGTTTTATGGCGAATctattgctctttccactgcccagTCATTGCAGTATAGTTCTGCATTTTCCTCTCTATTTGTCCCTTCCTGTGTTCATACACATGAGAATGGCACCAGATAAGTGTCCTTCCTGTGTCTACACACTTACACAGCTCTCATGTGTGCATTTGTATTCTGTAACATTCTTCTTTCTACAATTATCAAAAAGACATTCAAGAAGTGTCCCAGTGTGCCTGTTTATAGGGAGTAGTACACACCTTGGCCCAGTATCCTTACTTTCACAACTTTTACTTAAAAATGAAAGACTACTTTTTCCAACTCTTACCCTCTGGCCTATGGTTCTTGGCTGGGGAATCTGGATGTATCTGAGATGGAGAGCTGAGTATTTTGTTAAACTTTtgactcttctctcctctcctctcctctgtctctctctgtctctctctctccccccactacccctctgtctccccccacccccagccatttCCCTCTGCCCctattccttttctttatctccttcAAGCAGGCTTTCTAGAAAGGATGGGATGGTTTAACCCAAGATTTTTCTCTGCTTTCCTATCACTGGCTATAGTAACCTGTGCTTGTCTTCTTTCTCCCTACCCGCACCCAaacatttttcttgtgttttgcGATTAATAATTAGATCATATTGGTCCACAGCTGAGTTAGATGATGAGGACTGAGGTAGAAAGCCAGCCTATGTGCTTATCATTTTATCTTCTACTCTCCATACTGCCCGTCATTGACTAAGTAAATTCACAGATTTTTTAAgagttgaattgttttttttttttctttcccttcattgGTGGTGGTCAGTAGGGCAGACCTTTTCATGGTCTTTGGTTTGGAACTGCCAAAAATGGGAACCCTCCCACCATTGCATCCACATCTTTAAAGATCCTTTTTCCAGCTCTCAAAATCGTTGAGCAAGATAATTTAGTTTGATAACGTCATATTACCGATGAGGGAATTGGGGACCCAAGAGTTTAAATGATTCGATTAGTCATATACTTAGAGTTACACATCTAAAATCAGAGTCCAGGTCTCTTGTCTCCTAGTCCAGGGGTCTGGCCCAGCTTCATTCATATGGGGGAAGGCTTTGGCTTTTTAAACCTTCTTATATTTCAGGACACAGGTTTCATTTCAGTGTTTGGGGAAGACTGGTGGATTCAGGGGAGAGCAAGGTTGTCTCTGCAGCACCTTCATATATCTCATTGATGGGTAGTGTGGGAAGTGGTTAGTTCAGCTTTGGCCTGTATAGGGATTGATtcttctgggtgaggaagggggaggaaggaatgtGGGTAAGAGCTGGTGAGTGGCTTTGAACATCCTGCTTTAAATGCTGCTTTTCTTACTGTCTCTGGCTACAGTCACCCCAGGCTTCACTGGATTCTGGATTCTCCAAAACACACactttgttgtttctttgttGATTGTTGGATTCCAATGCCCCTGACCCACTTTGAACCAACAACTTCCCTTGGAAGTgtggttttttcccccatctccACACCCTTTGATTCTTGGTTGCTTCCCCTCCAAGTCTTTGAAGGGGGTGATCCCATCTTTGGCTTCCTGGTTAATGTCCTGTCCCTGACAATTTTCTAGGAGAAGCACAGGATTTTTGAGccagaagaaatcttagagaccatctagtctaagccacttctttttacatataaagaaactgaagtctagagaagggaaggaaactgCCCAGAGCCACATGGCTCCTTCCTACTGACATGGGCTTCTAGGAGCCTGCTCTCTTTTCCAGTCACTTGGGCCCAGGAAATCTCTAAATTTGCCTTTATCCAGAGCTGACACCTTGGcagatttttcctctttctctacatCAAGTCATAGTAATAAAAACCTATTCATTTAGCACCTCCTATGTGTAAGTCACTGTTCTTTGAGGGATATAAAGAAGTATAAGCCAAAGTTCCTAttttcaaggaccttacagtgaAGAGTTGGGGAGAGAGGATATATGTGAAAGACCTAAATGAAGATGAATTTTAATAAGGTGAGATACTATGTGAAAAGTGCAAAGTGAGGAATCCAAACTTTCAGGATGATGGAGTAGAAGTTAAGAGGTAGGTGGAGATAACTCTAGGGTTGGAGTGGTCtgagaaggcttcttggaggaggtaggACTTAGCCTGGCCTCCAAGGAGGAGGTATTCCAAATGAAGCTTGTAATCTAGTAAAGGTATAGTGGTTGGAGTCTTCAGGGTATAATACTGATAATGTAAATTATGATGGCAGTtggcatttaaggtttgcaaagcacttttctggtagcttttgatcctcataacaacctagGGAAGTGTGGGTActacttttattcccattttacaaatgaggaaactgaggcagagattaagtgacttgtctagagtcacacacctagccgatgtctgaggttgaatttgaacttgggtattTCTGACCCCAAATTCTTTGTTCTAACTGGGCTACCTAGTCCAGTATGTTCCCGATATTGAGGGATTATAAAGTCTGGTTggcatggaatatgattgtgatagtGGATCGTACTTCCCTCTCTTCTAAAAATGACCAGATCTTGGATTGTTTGGTTTTGATGGTATTTTTGGAAGGGGGATGTTGAGGAAaggatagagagaggagagaaggatatAGTGGTGCTTGGGGCTGAGAATGGAGTGTTAGAAATTGATCTTATGGGTTTTGGCTCTTGTTTGCCTGCAGGAGGTGCTGTTACAGCTTACTGCAGTGCTCCTTACCAACCCTGCCACCTCTAGACCAGCATGGTGGTCCTGAGGCCCCATTCCACTAGTCATTAAGATAGCTTGGAGCACTGGTGGTGCCAAAGATTCACAGTTATTTAGTGCTTTATGACTTAAAAAGTAAAGCCCTGAGGGATGGATAGGTGGACAGATAACCCAGAGTCACATCCCCCCCCAGTGACACAGAGGAATGGAAATTTATGGATGAGGACTTGGGTCTGTTTAGCTTCCCTTGCCTTACTAATGGTTTTGGGGCCAGAGGGTAAGAAGTGGAtgaccctccccttcccacctcccaccctaTCCCAGTACTGCCAGTCTAGGTACCACAGCTGCAACAGGCATGTGGCTGGCACTTAGAACCCCTCCTTATCCCGTGTCACTGAGGGAGGAACAAGAAGCAGTGACGGAGGGGGAGGCCTCTGCCCATGTTGGACGATGATAAGAGGATCTACGGGGCTATGTATGGTCTGGTATGGGCAGTCAGAAAATTATACACGGTGATACACAGTATGCTCTTACAAATAGATATTAATATGTGGACGTGTACACATTGGGACATGGCAGGAAAATGTAATAGACACAAATAGAGTTTCAAGGGACAATCCACCCAGAATGGCATGCATAGCCAGTGTCACGTAAGATGCCACAAAGATACATTTGCATGTATAATCACTGGGATGGTGGTGGTAATAACCCAGATAGGCAGGTACCACTATATTGTAAAgatgcatgcatatgtacattcTCAAGAGCATAGATTAATATGCACATGGATACAAGATCAAGGAAACAGAACCACATACAAATAACTGATAAGTCCCCAGATAACAGACTTGTATGACAGTGACACACAGGTCAACATATTAAAGCCCAGAATACATTGATAGCTTCAAATGTGCATAGGCTTGTGCACACATAAGCACAATGAGCATGAAGTCAATGCTACTAGACTTGTCTATATTTCTGGCACACCATCTTTGAACACTTTTATGTTTGGGGTAGCAATAGAAGATtagcccctggagtcaggaagacctgagttcaaatcctgcctcagacacttactagctgtgtgaccctgggtgaagtcacttaaccctgtttgcctcagtttcctcatctgtgaaatgctcTGGGGAaagcaatggcaaaccattccggaatctttgccaagaaaagcccaaatggggccacaaagagttggacacaactggacaaCAAGAAAAGCAATAGATTATCAcctctactccccacccccaattgctAGCCTCTTCTTACTTAGGGATGGGATCCCTCCagatctgtctctgtttctctgtccccAGGGAAATGCTTGCTCTCTGCTTGGTGCCTATGTGGACGGAAATTTGAAGGAATACTTTAATCACGGTTCTAACCTGTGTTTAAAACTCCTTTCTACTGAAAGTATCCATTAACTTTGGAATAAATCTCGGGCTCTTTGCTTCACcacttttttttctgtaattataTTCAGTAAATGACTATTATCTAAATTacgctggagagagagagagagacagacagagagaggagaactTTTAAATGACTTTAGAAGACAGCCTAGAAAAACACAGGTTTCCCAGGCAAAGAATATAGGAATTAAAACAgactaaaaagtttttttttcttttatttggccTGGCATTATCCCTTTGAAATGAGATCAATTTCAAGTTGTGCTTAAAAagccctttttcccccttcccccctttcctaaGGAGGTCCCCTCTGCTATTTAGGTGAAGAAGTGGTGATAATATGCAGTTTGCATATTGCTGGCGCCAGCCGGACTAGCTGTTTATCTGACTGACGGGGGAATCTAGGCAATTAAACTCCTGCCTTTCTTAAAGCTGCAGTGTCTCTTTTCCAACTTGTCTTCCTTTGTTGCTGAGGCACTGGCTTCTCTGGGATAGTGGGGGAAGGTACACTAGCTGGAGGGCTGAAAACTGGCCCCAGGATGGGGTGGGAGTGGAAAAGCCCTGGGCTAGGGGCATGGATCATTTCCTGTGAAAGATGCAGGGCTGGAAAGGCAGAAGAAGACGGCAAGTCCCGAAAACACAGACCACACCAGTAAGTTGAAGGAGTTTTAACTATCTCCTGGCTTACTTGGAAGTCCAGATCCTGAAAGGCGAAAATTCCACCGGGAGCTAACAAAAGTCACATCTGTGATGAATGCTTTCCTTCGAGCTGACTGTAGAGCCCCATAGCTGGAAGAGAATCCTGGATTTTATGCAGATGGATAGCTGTCTGAGTATGCCGGAGGATTGCCTAATTACTCTGCTGCTTGCATTTAGAGAGGCCCTGAGGACTCTGGGAGTTCCCCCTTAAGGTTAAAAGCTTGTGCATTTTTATTCTCCTATAAAAGAAGCCCACAGCAATAGTTGCAGCAGTCCAACTTTTTTAGAAATGTAATAATGGCTGTCCCTCCAGTTCAGAGTCTGCCTCACCCACCCAGTGCCCTACCTTACTGCTCTAACTTACGTCACTCTTTAGCCATCTGAATGTCATCATGGAAAATCAGGTATCCAGTACACCAGAGTGTGGTTTGACAGAATTCTGTTGCTGGTGACCCCTGCAGAGGATGTGAAAATTATCACCCAGTGTTAGCACACACCACCCTGGGCcagatctctccctttctttcttgttcagTTAAGGAAGAATAATTCTGACTGATGAGGCCAAAAGGATGTTTGGTTCTTTTTAATCCtcactgggagtcaggagatgtcAGTTCCTGTCCCTGGcactaaatatctttttttttttacttgtctaGCACCTGCCCCCCAATTTGTGGCACGTAGTAGGGTGCTTAATAATTGATCAACAGGTTGAGTGACATTGATTTTTTCAggggagcctcagttttctgatcttgAAAATGAATGCATTGAAATAGGTCTTATGGCCCCTGGGGGATTTTTTAGTCTCAACCTTTGTCTAGGTCACTGCAATGCAATCTGTTCCACTCCTTGCCTTTTTATGTGCCCCTAAGAGAACTTGCTGGTTACCCCCACCTCTGCACTTATTAAATGGTTCATTGAGCACTATCTTGGTAAGGTAGATGTGGGACAGAAGTTCCTTCTGGAGTTTTATTGCAAAGGCCTCAGTTACCCATTCACACTTGAAGTTACATAACTTTTCCCTCTCGCTCCACTACCACATCAGAACCACTGTCTGGCATGCATTTAGCTGGGTTTTAATATCACAGGCCAAGCCCAGCTCTAAGGAGCTTGTGTGGTCAGAGCACTGACTCCAAGCAAAGGGGACTCTGAGGGCTCCCATCTTGGCCCTGAGTGTTGAGTTCCCCGGGGAATAGGACTAGCATTTGGAAGGGATGATAGTGGCCTTGGGCAGTGGAGGAAAGTGTGATTTAAAAAGAAGCTATAGAGTGAGTgacttctgactctaggccacaCCCATTATTGTCAAGTCTTCTATTTCCAATTCTGTGCCATAGGCATCCAGAGGAAGGTTCAAGTAGCCTCCTTTTTCTGTTCTGTGAAATAGGATGGCTTTAATCCAATGAGGGTTTTTTAATAGCCAAAAACATGAACAAATTCTGAAGTTATAGAACCTGACTGCCGTGACTCTGCCCCATCCTATTTGGTATTTCCTGTGTATCTAAGTACAGCTGTTTTTACCTACAGGTAATTTATTAATTTTCACTCTTTGTcaatctcctcctctcccttccccaggaATCTGTATTTAGAGAATGAATCTTTGAAATGGTCAGAAGAACTTGGAGGTATTGGAATGAGAGGTCTTCTTGCCTAATTCCCGACCTTGCCTATTAAGCAGTTTTTTAGCCTTTTCTCTTAAGGGGgtctcttttaaaatctttttagttTCTTGCCTGGCTTTAAAACCAGGTGGTCTACTTGGAAAACTGTTTTAGGTCTTTTTATCCTTTGCCCTTGTTGACAAAGAGCCCCAGCCATCTGTCAACACCAGCCACAAACATTTGTTGTGTGCCTGCTCGCTGTAGGGCACTATTTCGTTAGTACTAGGCATACAGACTCCTTGATTGCAAGCTCTTTATGGGCAGAGACACGAGATCTTAGCCTTTGTgtatccctcctcttcccccaaggccCCCTCAACTTGCTATACAGTACCTTGCTTATTTATAATAGTGATTCAGTAATTGTCTattgaaggaataaatgaatgaataaatcacgATGCCTAGCCTGGAGGGTGCTTAGTGTTTCCCATCTTGGTGTACTACCCGAGAGAGATGCAGGCAGGGTGGAATAACCTGAACTAGATTTGGAGTCGGACAATCTCCGGGTCTACTActtcttgtgtgactttggagaaatcacttacttcatctttctggattttggtttcttcctcacttaaaacaggcattggactagatgattttctCTACACCTTGATCTACCTTCCTCAATGCTTTCTTGAAACAGGTAGAGAATTCTTAGAGATACCCCACTTGAGAAAACTCCCCTGAATTTCAGAATCGAGGTTATAAAGAGGGGAAACTTAATTTAATGTAGGGAGCAAAAcaactgctgctactactactaattGTGCCTATTATAATTATGAAAAATACTTATTACCCCTTGGGTCATTACTGATACTCGGGCTAATAATAGTTATTACTGGGTTATTACCACTGAGGTTTTGTTTGAGTTAGGGAGTTGATGGCGTTTAGTTTCATTTACCCCAAATGAAGGGTCATTTCATTCATGCAAATTGTTACTTACTTTAGCAAATTGTTACTTCCCGTAAAACAAGAGCCCAAGGAATTCTTCTGAAGGCAAAGTATATGTTTTTAAAGGGGAGTATTTTAAGCAAAtgaatggaaacaaaaaaaaaacccatagaaaataaagagatagagattttttttggagCAGGAAGAGAATTGTAGAAATctacttccctgccccccccccccgcccccaccacccccgccatttttccccctcaaacGGGGAAACAGTAGAGAGATTTCACTTGTATGAAGTCACACATCTTGTTAATGGAAGAGCTGGGACTAGGGTCTCCTGAGTTTTGCTCTTGGGCTCTTGCCACTCTTCCATGTAAAGGGATGAGCCAGTTAAGAATAAAGttggtttggtgtttttttttttccaattcttcaccCAACAGTATTCAATCATAGTCAGCATTATGGCTCTGTTGTATCTCTTGTCATAATATATAATGTTTGCCAAAAGAATAATTCACTTTGATGTATGGACAGCAGAGCACAATAAGGGCTTCCTGGTGTTCCAGGGTAAGTTGCTGACCCCATGTAGATCTGGGTCTGATTGTTATGACAGAACTAGAAACCAGTCTTCAGCATCCCATTCCCCTGGACTATTTTTGTATTTCCTACCCAAAGCCAGAGAAACATGAAATCCAAGAGATTGGACTTCCACTATGCCCAACCCTAACAGTGATCTGTCTTGTTTTCCAGAATCTCCACCACCCCCCTATTCTCGGCTGTCTCCTCCCCACGATGAACGAAAGCCCCTGGGTAAGTCTGCTTTCTCTGTGAACTTTGATGGAAAGTATTTGTTTCAAGATTCTAATTAGAGGTTCTACCTTTGACCTGGACAAGTGGAGCAAATGCAGAGAAGCAACCAACTCACAAATATTGAATTAGGGGCAaggccaggactagaacccaggtgtctAAACTAGTCCAGTGTTGCCCATCTGCTTCCTTGATACTCTAATATTAAAAGAGTTGTCAGACTTGCCTTATTCCACCTCCCCACCCTTCCATATTTGCCAGACCACCTAACTAACAAGGCAGTCTTGCTGAAATTCCCACATGCTTTAAACTTGTAAAAACTCCTTCCTCTTGCCCATCTACTGCCCCAACCTGAAGTGTGGACCTACCTTAAATCTGGAAATCCCAGAATGCATTACTAAGCTAGTGGTGGTCAGAAGCTGAGGATCATTGGGATAGGACTTTATTGGAAATGAAGCTTAGTATATACCATAACCCCTATTTATAGGGACCTATATAGctatcctggggcagctaggtggcacagtagatagagtgctgggtttggagtcaggaagatctgagttcaaatccagcctcagaaacttactatctgtgtgcctTAGGcaacatttaacctctctttgcctatGGATCACTACTGTGTCAAAAAATGTTGAGtctcttggagaaggaaatggcaaaccactccaatatctttaccaagaaaatgttGTGGACagaggtccacagggtcacaaagagtcagacatgactgaagtgaataaacaacaataaatgtagatataaatatagggGGGCAGATTGACAGTGAAATtgattattatttaaatataaaactgTCAACTGAGTCTCCATGCTGTTAGGTGTTTGAATCTTAATCTTTCTCTatatttctcccccctcccttggTTCTCATGTAAATAAAGTTTTAACTTGCAGCAAATAGCCCCCCTTCCACCCAAAAAGACTAGAGCAAATGCAGGCTGCTGGTTTTTGTCCTTTTAAAGAAGTCCtggaggggaaaataaaacaactaaATTATCTCACTACCTTATAACCTCTAAAGTGGGATATTTCCCTGGAATTCCTTTGCTCATCATTAACCTTTGTGTGACCTTTAAACATCGGACTGTCATAGATAAATGTATTTCAACTTATCCATCCATGTGGGGGTAGGcttatttctgccttttcttcccATCTTGTGTACTTGTACTTATGCTCCTGAGTTCATATTTATACTAAATATGTAGGGCATTAAATCTTTGTTGAAAGAGGTTGTTTATTCCCTTTGATTTATGCCAAGAATTTCACCTGAGCGGAAACAGCTTTGGAACATCTGGAAAAGAATGCTGATTGGTAAATAAAATTACTGGCTTAGACTCTATGAATGTACACATAAGCAGACCGATACATTGCTAGACATTGGCATATGCATATTTgtcatgagagagaaagaaatacattgtaaaaaaaaacaaacaaaaccttagCATGGGGCATGGTTGGCCCAACAAGTTAAGATTTTGACTGTTCAGTGGGTTTGTGAAATAAAGCAGTGTGGATTTGGTCTCTTATTTAATAAGAGTAAGAACCTTATTAATTAGTGATGGAGTAGAGAACCCTGGGACAGAATCAGGGGAACTATGGGTATTCTGGTGTAGGGGTGGGTGGATTG from Trichosurus vulpecula isolate mTriVul1 chromosome 8, mTriVul1.pri, whole genome shotgun sequence harbors:
- the SMAD6 gene encoding mothers against decapentaplegic homolog 6, coding for MFRSKRSGLVRRLWRSRVVPDLEEGGGGGGGGDEDGSSGSRAEPAPRGGERGGCSRSEIRPVTSRRPREAAGQRGAQGAGRRRRAGGPLRPMSEPGAGTGAGGSTLEVAEQGGPGWLPESDCETVTCCLFSERDVVGAPRDTGDPLAGAPLEHGAGGGRSREARSRLLLLEQELKTVTYSLLKRLKERALDTLLEAVESRGGVPGGCVLVPRTDLRLGGQPAPPQLLLGRLFRWPDLQHAVELKPLCGCHSFSAVDSPTVCCNPYHFSRLCGPESPPPPYSRLSPPHDERKPLDLSDSTLSYTEAETINSPNIMPGEFSGENCKEDF